From one Paenibacillus sp. FSL K6-1330 genomic stretch:
- the hisH gene encoding imidazole glycerol phosphate synthase subunit HisH, translating to MAIAIVDYGMGNLHSVSKAVERLGYKPLVTGEREEILAADGIILPGVGAFGDAMEQLRETSLDSVMKEAAESGKPLLGICLGMQLLFSRSEEHGKFEGLDILPGSVVRFTGGDYKVPHMGWNSLQFEKREHPLFAGLEEGHVYFVHSYHVLPEVQADLLAVTDYGQPVTAIVGRDSVYGMQFHPEKSGELGMSLLRNFLALT from the coding sequence ATGGCGATTGCAATCGTGGATTACGGCATGGGCAATCTGCACAGCGTCAGCAAAGCAGTGGAGCGGCTTGGATATAAGCCGCTCGTCACCGGGGAGCGAGAGGAGATTCTGGCGGCGGATGGCATCATTCTGCCTGGGGTCGGCGCGTTCGGCGATGCTATGGAGCAGCTGCGCGAAACCTCGCTGGACTCGGTCATGAAGGAAGCAGCGGAATCGGGGAAGCCGCTGCTGGGGATTTGCCTCGGCATGCAGCTCCTGTTCAGCCGGAGCGAGGAGCATGGCAAGTTTGAAGGGTTGGATATTTTGCCCGGATCGGTTGTACGGTTTACGGGTGGTGACTACAAGGTGCCGCATATGGGCTGGAATTCATTGCAGTTCGAGAAGCGGGAGCATCCGCTGTTTGCGGGACTTGAGGAAGGTCATGTGTATTTTGTCCACTCGTATCATGTTCTTCCTGAGGTTCAGGCTGACTTGCTGGCGGTTACCGATTACGGTCAGCCAGTGACAGCCATCGTGGGCCGCGATTCGGTGTATGGCATGCAGTTCCATCCCGAGAAGAGCGGGGAGCTTGGGATGAGCCTGCTTCGCAATTTCTTGGCTTTAACGTAA
- the hisG gene encoding ATP phosphoribosyltransferase produces the protein MAETLKVAMPKGRIYKKASALFRSAGLPIPLDVDETRKLVIPLPEAGMEFILAKPVDVPTYVEYGVADIGIVGKDVLMEENKDVYELLDLGIARCRMSVIGLPDWKPGIRQRVATKYPNVASQYFREQGQQVEVVKLNGSIELAPLIGLADRIVDMVETGQTLKENGLIEMTSIFEITSRLIANRVSYRMKNDEIQALCDRLQMVIMSEGANIQR, from the coding sequence TATAAAAAAGCATCCGCGCTGTTTCGTTCAGCCGGACTTCCGATTCCCCTCGATGTGGATGAGACGCGCAAGCTGGTCATTCCCTTGCCGGAGGCAGGAATGGAATTTATTCTGGCGAAGCCGGTGGATGTGCCGACTTATGTGGAATACGGTGTCGCGGATATCGGAATCGTTGGCAAAGATGTGCTGATGGAAGAGAACAAAGACGTCTATGAGCTGCTCGATCTCGGTATCGCAAGGTGCCGGATGTCGGTTATCGGCTTACCGGACTGGAAGCCGGGCATACGTCAGCGGGTTGCCACCAAATATCCGAATGTAGCTTCGCAGTATTTCCGTGAACAAGGCCAGCAGGTTGAAGTTGTTAAGCTGAACGGTTCCATCGAGCTTGCACCGCTTATCGGCTTAGCCGACCGGATCGTGGATATGGTGGAAACGGGCCAAACGCTCAAGGAGAACGGACTTATAGAGATGACCAGCATTTTTGAAATTACAAGTCGCCTGATTGCCAATCGCGTCAGCTATCGGATGAAGAATGATGAAATTCAGGCATTGTGTGATCGGCTGCAAATGGTCATTATGTCTGAGGGAGCGAATATACAGCGCTAA
- the hisD gene encoding histidinol dehydrogenase, whose translation MKVVSARDFQLKRENDYGTPEQNEVVKAIVRDIRSEGDVALLRHTEQLDRVRLKADQLRVTDEELQEAYHHVESSFVKAIQAAANNIRAFHVKQKRNSWMDLQADGSILGQIIRPLKRVGVYVPGGKAAYPSSVLMNVIPAQVAGVPEIVMVTPPATGGKDGINPYILVAAAEAGVTEIYRVGGAQAIAALAYGTESISPVDKICGPGNIYVALAKREVYGAVNIDSLAGPSEIAVLADDSADASYIAADLLSQAEHDEMASAILVTPSRKLGEAVATEVQRQLELLPRRDIARASVDTYGAVIITESLREGIEVINRLAPEHLEIVTEEPMAIVGQIENAGAIFLGPYSSEPVGDYFAGPNHIIPTNGTARFASPVDLDDFIKKSSLIYYSKEALLRDGEQIMELARREGLEGHARAIEIRLEQER comes from the coding sequence GTGAAGGTTGTATCAGCACGGGACTTTCAGCTGAAACGGGAAAATGATTATGGCACACCAGAGCAGAATGAAGTCGTGAAGGCGATTGTGCGGGATATTCGGTCTGAAGGAGATGTTGCCTTATTGCGGCATACCGAGCAATTGGACCGCGTCCGTCTTAAGGCAGATCAGCTTCGCGTAACGGATGAAGAGCTCCAGGAGGCTTATCATCATGTGGAGTCTTCGTTCGTGAAGGCGATTCAGGCCGCGGCGAATAATATTCGCGCTTTCCATGTGAAGCAGAAGCGTAATTCCTGGATGGATCTTCAAGCCGACGGCAGCATCTTGGGACAGATCATTCGTCCGTTGAAGCGTGTGGGTGTATATGTGCCCGGCGGGAAGGCAGCCTATCCTTCGTCCGTGCTGATGAACGTCATCCCGGCGCAGGTGGCAGGCGTGCCCGAGATTGTCATGGTCACCCCCCCGGCTACCGGCGGGAAGGATGGGATTAATCCCTATATCCTGGTCGCCGCAGCCGAGGCTGGCGTTACGGAGATCTACCGCGTAGGAGGAGCTCAGGCGATTGCGGCGTTGGCCTACGGTACGGAGAGCATCTCCCCCGTTGATAAAATCTGCGGTCCCGGCAATATTTACGTTGCGCTGGCCAAGCGAGAAGTGTACGGGGCGGTCAATATTGACAGCCTGGCCGGTCCGAGCGAGATTGCGGTATTGGCCGATGACAGCGCAGATGCTTCGTATATTGCGGCGGATTTGCTCTCCCAAGCAGAGCATGACGAGATGGCATCCGCCATTCTCGTGACGCCTTCACGCAAGCTGGGCGAGGCCGTTGCCACTGAAGTGCAGCGGCAGCTTGAACTTCTGCCGCGGCGTGACATCGCCCGCGCCTCCGTGGACACTTACGGCGCGGTGATCATCACGGAATCCCTTAGAGAAGGGATTGAAGTTATTAACCGTTTGGCGCCGGAGCATCTGGAAATCGTGACGGAGGAGCCGATGGCGATTGTGGGCCAGATCGAGAACGCGGGTGCGATCTTCCTCGGGCCATATAGCTCAGAGCCGGTAGGTGATTATTTTGCAGGACCGAATCATATCATCCCGACGAATGGGACGGCTCGGTTCGCATCGCCGGTTGATCTGGACGATTTCATTAAGAAATCAAGCTTGATCTACTACAGCAAGGAAGCCCTGCTGCGCGATGGCGAGCAGATTATGGAGCTGGCTCGGCGCGAAGGGCTTGAAGGCCATGCCCGGGCGATCGAGATTCGGCTTGAACAGGAGCGTTAA
- the hisJ gene encoding histidinol-phosphatase HisJ: MHIDYHTHHARCGHAEGQLEEYVRRAIELGMDQLGLSDHMPLIHVNPETYYPEMAMPMDELPRYVEECLQLKERYKGQIDIRIGLEGDYIEGYEEQIERIVKDYPWDYVIGSVHFLGEWDITDYRQTQGWEDKDPLEVYQQYYDAVQKAAATGFYDIMGHLDVIKRFGYGPGPEQKPDVIALEQAALAAVAQSGKAMELNASGLSKACEEMFPSRRMLEEAIKLGVPLTLGSDAHQPRKLGEHLDQARTLLSELGVREIATFRNRKREMVLLNVEGNNV, translated from the coding sequence ATGCATATTGATTACCATACCCACCATGCCCGGTGCGGACATGCCGAGGGGCAGCTGGAGGAGTATGTACGGCGCGCCATTGAACTCGGGATGGATCAATTGGGCTTGTCGGATCATATGCCTTTGATTCACGTCAACCCGGAAACCTATTATCCGGAAATGGCCATGCCGATGGACGAGCTGCCGCGTTACGTGGAAGAGTGCCTGCAGCTGAAGGAACGCTACAAAGGACAGATTGACATTCGGATCGGTCTCGAAGGCGATTATATCGAGGGATACGAAGAACAGATTGAGCGGATTGTGAAGGACTATCCGTGGGATTATGTTATCGGCTCCGTACACTTTCTGGGTGAGTGGGATATTACGGATTACCGTCAGACCCAAGGCTGGGAGGACAAGGATCCGCTTGAGGTTTATCAGCAATATTATGATGCAGTGCAGAAAGCCGCCGCGACCGGCTTCTATGATATCATGGGCCATCTGGACGTGATCAAGCGGTTCGGTTATGGACCAGGCCCCGAACAGAAGCCGGACGTGATCGCTCTGGAACAAGCCGCGCTTGCGGCTGTGGCCCAAAGCGGGAAAGCCATGGAGCTGAATGCCTCCGGATTATCAAAGGCCTGTGAGGAAATGTTTCCGAGCCGCCGCATGCTGGAGGAAGCGATTAAGCTTGGCGTTCCGTTGACTTTAGGGTCGGATGCCCATCAGCCGAGGAAGCTGGGCGAGCATCTGGACCAGGCCAGAACACTGCTATCGGAGCTTGGCGTTCGGGAGATCGCGACCTTCCGTAACCGGAAGCGGGAGATGGTGCTTTTGAATGTTGAGGGAAACAATGTATAA
- the hisB gene encoding imidazoleglycerol-phosphate dehydratase HisB, which yields MSSLDAAARSAGVSRKTNETDIALDFNVDGTGISELETDVPFLNHMLDLFTKHGQFDLRVKAKGDIEIDDHHTVEDIGICLGQTFREALGDKKGIKRYASVFVPMDEALAQVVVDISNRPHFEYRAEYPSQQVGSFDTELVHEFLWKLALEARITLHVIVHYGHNTHHMVEAVFKALGRALDEATTVDPRVTGVPSTKGVL from the coding sequence GTGAGCAGTTTGGATGCAGCAGCAAGATCAGCCGGCGTGAGCCGTAAAACCAATGAGACCGATATTGCCCTGGATTTCAATGTCGATGGAACCGGGATCTCGGAATTGGAAACCGATGTGCCGTTTCTGAATCATATGCTTGATTTGTTTACGAAGCATGGGCAATTTGATCTTCGCGTCAAGGCGAAGGGAGATATTGAGATCGATGACCACCACACGGTGGAGGATATCGGGATTTGCCTGGGGCAGACGTTCCGCGAGGCGCTGGGCGATAAAAAAGGGATTAAGCGGTACGCCAGCGTGTTTGTACCGATGGATGAGGCGCTTGCTCAAGTCGTTGTAGATATCAGCAACCGTCCGCATTTTGAGTATCGGGCCGAGTATCCTTCGCAGCAGGTAGGCTCTTTTGATACTGAGCTTGTCCATGAATTTCTGTGGAAGTTGGCGCTGGAGGCGCGGATCACGCTGCATGTCATCGTTCATTACGGACACAATACCCACCATATGGTTGAAGCGGTATTTAAGGCGCTCGGCCGTGCATTGGATGAGGCGACTACCGTGGATCCGCGGGTGACCGGCGTGCCATCCACGAAGGGAGTGCTCTAA
- the hisIE gene encoding bifunctional phosphoribosyl-AMP cyclohydrolase/phosphoribosyl-ATP diphosphatase HisIE translates to MSEDMLKDLSLEQVSEHIRWDASGLVPAIVQDAQSKQVLMMAYMNRESLRLTLESGETWFWSRSREELWHKGATSGNVQTVVSMTYDCDGDTLLLLVDPKGPACHTGQTTCFYNEITVQGQKSGTANNRAAAESGRFAVLAELEEVIAQREVERPEGAYTTYLFDKGVDKILKKVGEEASETIIAAKNKDNAELKLEISDLIYHLLVLLQERKLPLDEIMDELSRRHERPRRD, encoded by the coding sequence ATGAGCGAAGATATGTTGAAGGATTTATCCCTGGAGCAGGTCAGCGAGCATATCCGTTGGGATGCCTCGGGCCTGGTGCCGGCGATTGTACAGGATGCACAGAGCAAGCAGGTGCTGATGATGGCTTATATGAATCGGGAGTCTCTTCGCTTGACGCTGGAAAGCGGCGAAACTTGGTTCTGGAGCCGTTCGCGCGAGGAGCTGTGGCATAAGGGGGCAACTTCCGGGAACGTCCAGACGGTCGTATCCATGACGTACGACTGTGATGGAGACACCCTCTTGCTGCTGGTGGATCCGAAGGGACCTGCTTGTCATACCGGACAAACAACCTGCTTCTACAATGAGATTACGGTTCAGGGGCAGAAGAGCGGGACTGCGAATAACCGTGCAGCTGCAGAGAGCGGGCGGTTTGCGGTTCTTGCCGAGCTGGAAGAAGTCATTGCCCAGCGTGAAGTGGAGCGGCCTGAAGGGGCTTATACGACTTACCTCTTTGATAAAGGGGTAGACAAAATTCTGAAGAAGGTGGGCGAAGAAGCTTCGGAAACGATCATCGCCGCCAAAAATAAAGACAACGCCGAGCTTAAGCTTGAAATCAGCGATCTGATCTATCACCTACTGGTACTTCTCCAGGAGCGCAAGCTCCCACTGGATGAGATCATGGATGAGCTGAGTCGCCGCCACGAACGGCCACGCCGCGATTAG
- the hisA gene encoding 1-(5-phosphoribosyl)-5-[(5-phosphoribosylamino)methylideneamino]imidazole-4-carboxamide isomerase produces MSSFIIYPAIDIRGGKCVRLVQGDYNQETVYNDNPLEVAKSWEEQGGTFIHLVDLDGAKTGHPVNDDIIGKIAASVQVPVQVGGGLRTLADVERLLSLGVSRVIIGTAAIEDRVFTEEVLGKYGDKVAIGIDARNGYVATRGWLETSEVQAEVLAKELAAKGAETFIFTDISRDGMMQGPNVEGIVSLAKASGRSVIASGGVTKLDDLLALSAHSGEGVGGAIVGKALYTGNIDLNEAITRIK; encoded by the coding sequence ATGTCCTCTTTTATCATATATCCGGCGATCGATATTCGCGGCGGCAAATGCGTCAGGCTCGTGCAAGGCGATTATAATCAAGAAACGGTATACAATGACAATCCGCTCGAGGTAGCCAAATCGTGGGAAGAGCAGGGCGGCACCTTTATTCATCTCGTGGATTTGGACGGAGCGAAGACAGGCCATCCGGTGAATGACGATATCATCGGGAAGATCGCAGCAAGCGTTCAGGTTCCGGTTCAGGTAGGCGGAGGTTTGCGCACGCTGGCGGATGTGGAGCGGCTGCTGTCGCTTGGCGTCAGCCGGGTTATCATCGGTACGGCAGCGATTGAAGATCGTGTCTTTACGGAAGAGGTGCTGGGCAAGTACGGGGATAAGGTGGCCATTGGGATCGACGCGCGCAACGGATACGTCGCAACTAGGGGCTGGTTGGAAACGTCGGAGGTTCAAGCCGAGGTGTTGGCTAAGGAGCTGGCAGCCAAAGGAGCGGAAACCTTTATCTTTACCGATATTTCCCGGGACGGGATGATGCAGGGGCCTAATGTGGAGGGGATTGTCTCGCTGGCGAAAGCCAGCGGCCGCTCGGTCATCGCTTCGGGCGGCGTGACGAAGCTGGACGATTTGCTGGCGCTCAGCGCGCACAGCGGCGAAGGTGTAGGCGGAGCGATCGTAGGCAAGGCGCTGTATACAGGCAATATTGACCTGAACGAGGCAATTACGAGAATCAAATAG
- the hisF gene encoding imidazole glycerol phosphate synthase subunit HisF, with amino-acid sequence MLAKRIIPCLDVKDGRVVKGVNFVNLRDAGDPVELAALYDREGADELVFLDISASVEGRATMEEVVRKTAGEIAIPFTVGGGISSVEDMKRILRAGADKIGMNTAAVKQPELISAGARKFGSQCIVVAIDAKYNEAWGEWEVYTHGGRTPSGIKALDWVKQAESLGAGEILLTSMDADGTKDGFDLSLTSAVSSMVQIPVIASGGAGKEDHFYDVFTTGKADAGLAATIFHYKEISIPHLKLHLSQKGVDIR; translated from the coding sequence ATGCTGGCAAAACGGATCATACCTTGCCTGGACGTGAAGGACGGCCGGGTGGTGAAGGGTGTAAATTTTGTGAATCTCCGCGATGCGGGCGATCCCGTGGAATTGGCGGCGCTCTATGACCGGGAAGGCGCAGACGAGTTAGTCTTTCTGGATATTTCAGCATCGGTCGAAGGGCGGGCGACGATGGAGGAAGTCGTGCGGAAAACGGCAGGGGAAATTGCCATCCCTTTTACCGTGGGTGGAGGCATTTCGTCCGTTGAGGATATGAAGCGGATTCTGCGGGCAGGCGCGGATAAGATCGGGATGAATACGGCAGCGGTCAAGCAGCCGGAGCTGATCTCAGCCGGGGCACGCAAATTCGGCTCCCAATGCATCGTTGTGGCCATCGATGCCAAGTACAACGAAGCGTGGGGGGAATGGGAAGTATACACGCACGGCGGACGTACGCCTTCCGGCATCAAAGCGCTGGATTGGGTGAAGCAGGCGGAAAGCCTGGGTGCAGGCGAGATTCTGTTGACCAGCATGGATGCGGACGGGACGAAGGATGGGTTCGATCTATCACTTACCTCTGCCGTATCTTCAATGGTGCAGATCCCGGTCATCGCGTCCGGCGGTGCTGGCAAAGAGGATCACTTCTATGACGTGTTCACCACAGGCAAGGCGGATGCGGGTCTTGCCGCAACGATTTTCCATTATAAAGAGATCTCGATTCCTCATCTGAAGTTGCATCTTAGTCAAAAAGGAGTGGATATACGATGA
- a CDS encoding ribose-phosphate pyrophosphokinase: protein MYRSLRLFAGTSNPALAANISKQLGVEPGKIKISRFQSGEVYVHFEESIRNCDVFLLQSFSHPINEMFVELLVMIDAAKRASARTINIIVPYYGYARQERKAAPREPISAKMVADVLTTAGANRVITIDLHAPAIQGFFNIPVDHLTALDLITEYLKTKKIENPVIVSPDAGRAKTAEKLASRLGSPFAMMIKQRPAHNEAVITHVIGDVAGRTPIIIEDLIDTGTTIVQVVEGLKERGANDAIVCATHGLFSGEALSRLDHAHIEEIVVTDSIVLPDHHCKMRLKVLSVAPMLAQATHIITEGGSIATLFKDAGV from the coding sequence ATGTATCGTTCATTACGATTGTTCGCCGGAACTTCCAATCCGGCGCTTGCTGCAAATATCAGTAAGCAGTTGGGAGTTGAACCGGGAAAGATCAAGATTTCCCGCTTTCAGAGTGGCGAAGTTTATGTGCACTTTGAAGAGAGCATCCGCAATTGCGATGTTTTTCTGCTGCAGTCCTTTTCTCACCCTATCAATGAAATGTTCGTAGAGCTGCTGGTGATGATTGATGCCGCGAAGCGTGCTTCCGCCAGAACGATCAATATCATTGTGCCTTATTACGGTTATGCCAGACAGGAACGAAAGGCAGCACCGCGTGAGCCGATTTCGGCCAAAATGGTAGCCGATGTGCTGACCACAGCCGGGGCCAACCGCGTGATAACGATTGATCTGCATGCCCCTGCTATTCAGGGTTTCTTCAATATACCGGTGGATCATCTGACTGCGCTCGATCTGATTACGGAATATTTGAAGACCAAGAAAATTGAGAACCCGGTCATCGTATCCCCCGATGCCGGGCGGGCGAAGACAGCCGAGAAACTTGCGAGCCGCCTAGGATCGCCGTTTGCCATGATGATCAAGCAGCGTCCTGCCCATAACGAAGCCGTTATCACCCATGTCATTGGGGACGTGGCGGGGCGTACGCCGATTATTATCGAGGACTTGATTGATACAGGAACCACCATCGTACAAGTGGTCGAAGGTCTGAAGGAACGGGGAGCTAATGATGCCATTGTTTGTGCAACCCATGGGCTCTTCTCCGGTGAAGCACTAAGCCGTCTGGACCATGCTCATATCGAGGAAATCGTGGTCACAGACTCCATCGTGCTCCCGGATCATCACTGCAAGATGCGGCTTAAGGTGTTGTCTGTTGCGCCCATGTTGGCCCAGGCAACCCACATTATTACCGAGGGCGGCTCGATCGCCACTTTATTCAAAGACGCCGGTGTGTAA